In one window of Kitasatospora sp. MMS16-BH015 DNA:
- a CDS encoding alpha-L-arabinofuranosidase B, with protein sequence MTTRSWLRRVRRAVPAALSTALLVAGLLTGAAGAVEAAPPVTAGQGPCDIYAAGGTPCVAAHSTTRALLASYSGPLYQVQRASDGTVQDIGVLSAGGVSDAAAQDSFCAGTTCTITRVYDQTGGGNTLVYQGPGGTGGADTAATANTEPLIVAGHKAYALYINPGNSYFAYNSAGGVPTGSAPEGEYMVTSGTHVNKGCCFDYGNTETDHKADGNGAMDAINFGTECWFGGCTGTAPWVQADLENGLFSGGSKAWNPGQVSLPSRFVTAMLKNDGTTRMALKGADAQSGSLTQLYGGALPGGWSPMHKQGAVILGSGGDCCQTNHNASAGTFYEGAMVKGYPSDATDAAVQADITAAGYRTATPFTPGAKVSLQATTACCTGDYLQHDSGDDKVVTAPVTAAGSAAAKGAATWTVRAGLANSSCVSFESADTPGSYLRHYAFQLHLQPNAGTGQFAADATFCVQPGNSGTGYSLQSFNYPAKYVRHYGFVGYLASNGGTNVWDNASSWAQDSSWLAAQPWG encoded by the coding sequence ATGACCACACGATCGTGGCTGCGCCGCGTCCGGCGGGCGGTGCCGGCGGCGCTGTCGACCGCCCTGCTCGTCGCCGGCCTGCTCACCGGCGCGGCCGGCGCCGTCGAGGCCGCCCCTCCGGTGACCGCCGGTCAGGGCCCGTGCGACATCTACGCCGCGGGCGGCACGCCGTGCGTCGCGGCGCACAGCACCACCCGCGCACTCCTCGCCTCCTACAGCGGCCCGCTGTACCAGGTGCAGCGGGCCTCGGACGGTACGGTGCAGGACATCGGGGTGCTGTCCGCCGGGGGAGTCTCCGACGCCGCGGCGCAGGACTCCTTCTGCGCGGGCACCACCTGCACCATCACCCGCGTCTACGACCAGACCGGCGGCGGCAACACCCTGGTCTACCAGGGGCCCGGCGGGACCGGGGGCGCCGACACGGCCGCCACCGCGAACACGGAGCCCCTGATCGTGGCCGGCCACAAGGCCTACGCGCTCTACATCAACCCCGGCAACAGCTACTTCGCCTACAACTCCGCCGGGGGAGTGCCGACCGGCAGCGCGCCCGAGGGCGAGTACATGGTCACCAGCGGCACCCACGTCAACAAGGGCTGCTGCTTCGACTACGGCAACACGGAGACCGACCACAAGGCCGACGGCAACGGCGCCATGGACGCGATCAACTTCGGCACGGAGTGCTGGTTCGGCGGCTGCACCGGAACCGCGCCGTGGGTGCAGGCGGACCTGGAGAACGGCCTGTTCTCCGGCGGCAGCAAGGCGTGGAACCCCGGCCAGGTCTCGCTGCCGAGCCGCTTCGTCACCGCGATGCTCAAGAACGACGGCACCACCCGGATGGCGCTCAAGGGCGCCGACGCCCAGTCCGGGAGCCTGACCCAGCTCTACGGCGGCGCGCTGCCCGGCGGTTGGAGCCCGATGCACAAGCAGGGTGCCGTCATCCTCGGCAGCGGCGGCGACTGCTGCCAGACCAACCACAACGCGAGCGCGGGCACGTTCTACGAGGGCGCGATGGTCAAGGGCTACCCCTCGGACGCCACCGACGCCGCGGTCCAGGCCGACATCACCGCGGCCGGCTACCGCACCGCCACCCCCTTCACCCCCGGCGCGAAGGTCTCGCTGCAGGCCACCACCGCCTGCTGCACCGGCGACTACCTGCAGCACGACTCGGGTGACGACAAGGTGGTGACCGCGCCGGTGACCGCCGCCGGTTCCGCCGCCGCCAAGGGCGCCGCGACCTGGACCGTCCGGGCCGGCCTGGCGAACAGCTCCTGCGTCTCCTTCGAATCGGCCGACACGCCCGGCAGCTACCTCAGGCACTACGCCTTCCAGCTCCACCTCCAGCCCAACGCAGGCACCGGCCAGTTCGCCGCCGACGCGACCTTCTGCGTCCAGCCCGGGAACAGCGGCACGGGCTACTCCCTCCAGTCCTTCAACTACCCGGCCAAGTACGTCCGCCACTACGGCTTCGTCGGCTACCTGGCGAGCAACGGCGGCACCAACGTCTGGGACAACGCGTCGTCCTGGGCCCAGGACAGCAGCTGGCTGGCCGCCCAGCCCTGGGGTTGA
- a CDS encoding GH1 family beta-glucosidase → MNAPAQLVRCLPAGFRFGAATAAYQIEGAHREDGRGPSVWDTFSHTPGRTLDGATGDTACDHYHRYPEDVALLRGLGVDGYRFSISWPRLLPQGTGPVNAKGLDFYDRLIDELLAAGVAPAVTLYHWDLPQALEDRGGWRVRATAEAFAAFAALAAERYGDRVERWITLNEPYCSAFVGYAEGRHAPGAREGRGALAAAHHLLVGHGLAVRELRAAGAREIGITLNLDRVHAASTLPEDLAARRRAKVLHNEVWTEPLFAGRYPPQERQTWGGLAGGPWRRPGDLELIGAPLDFLGVNFYRPITVAAAPHREADPERRTAVDIGVTELDPYGTRHTTMGWPVVPAAFTELLRELHRRHPRLPPIWITENGTAEADTVGADGLVHDAQRIDYLAEHLAAVAEAVAAGVDVRGYYLWSLLDNFEWARGYAQRFGLVHVDFDTLTRTPKDSYHWYRALIAAHRARTEEAAR, encoded by the coding sequence GTGAACGCTCCCGCTCAGCTGGTCCGGTGCCTGCCCGCCGGGTTCCGGTTCGGCGCCGCCACCGCCGCGTACCAGATCGAGGGCGCCCACCGCGAGGACGGCCGGGGCCCGTCCGTCTGGGACACCTTCAGCCACACCCCGGGCCGCACCCTCGACGGCGCCACCGGCGACACCGCCTGCGACCACTACCACCGCTACCCCGAGGACGTGGCCCTGCTGCGCGGGCTCGGGGTGGACGGCTACCGGTTCTCGATCTCCTGGCCGCGCCTGCTGCCGCAGGGCACCGGGCCGGTCAACGCCAAGGGGCTGGACTTCTACGACCGGCTGATCGACGAGCTGCTGGCCGCCGGCGTCGCGCCCGCCGTGACGCTGTACCACTGGGACCTGCCGCAGGCCCTCGAAGACCGGGGCGGCTGGCGGGTGCGCGCCACCGCCGAGGCGTTCGCGGCGTTCGCGGCGCTGGCCGCCGAGCGGTACGGGGACCGGGTCGAGCGGTGGATCACCCTCAACGAGCCGTACTGCTCCGCCTTCGTCGGCTACGCCGAGGGACGACACGCACCCGGGGCCCGGGAGGGCCGGGGCGCGCTGGCGGCGGCCCACCACCTGCTGGTCGGGCACGGCCTGGCGGTGCGCGAGCTCCGGGCGGCGGGGGCCCGGGAGATCGGCATCACCCTCAACCTCGACCGGGTGCACGCCGCCTCCACGCTCCCCGAGGACCTCGCCGCCCGGCGCCGCGCCAAGGTGCTGCACAACGAGGTCTGGACCGAGCCGCTGTTCGCCGGGCGCTACCCGCCCCAGGAGCGGCAGACCTGGGGCGGCCTGGCCGGGGGCCCCTGGCGCCGGCCGGGTGACCTGGAGCTGATCGGCGCGCCGCTGGACTTCCTCGGCGTCAACTTCTACCGCCCGATCACCGTGGCCGCTGCCCCGCACCGCGAGGCCGACCCCGAGCGGCGCACCGCCGTGGACATCGGCGTCACCGAGCTCGACCCGTACGGCACCCGGCACACCACCATGGGCTGGCCCGTGGTGCCGGCCGCCTTCACCGAGCTGCTCCGCGAGCTGCACCGGCGCCACCCGCGCCTGCCGCCGATCTGGATCACCGAGAACGGCACCGCCGAGGCCGACACCGTCGGCGCCGACGGCCTGGTGCACGACGCGCAGCGGATCGACTACCTCGCCGAGCACCTGGCCGCCGTGGCCGAGGCCGTCGCGGCGGGGGTGGACGTGCGCGGCTACTACCTCTGGTCGCTGCTCGACAACTTCGAGTGGGCCCGGGGCTACGCCCAGCGCTTCGGCCTGGTCCACGTCGACTTCGACACCCTCACCCGCACGCCCAAGGACAGCTACCACTGGTACCGGGCCCTGATCGCCGCGCACCGCGCGCGGACGGAGGAAGCAGCACGATGA
- the yicI gene encoding alpha-xylosidase — MKFTDGYWLMRPGVTARYAAEVADLRAGADRMTLYAPVKPVRGRGDTLNSPLLTVECWSPAEGVIGVRTTHHAGSVRRGPDFALPGAVADAGKVRRDGTVAELSSGELTLRVDTAQPWRLEFGAGGRVLTSAGERGTGFVTDAEGRHHVLAQLALGVGESVYGLGERFTPFVRNGQVVDIWQADGGTSSEQAYKNVPFHLTNRGYGVFVNHPGRVSYEVGSEAVGQVQFSVEDQTLEYFVVYGPTPKQVLERYTALTGRPALPPAWALGLWLTTSFTTEYDEATVMRFVGGMAARGIPLSVFHFDCFWMREYQWSDFEWDPETFPDPAGILARLRQQGLRICLWINPYIAQKSALFEEGMRAGYLVRRADGTVWQWDLWQPGMALVDFTNPAAREWYTGRLRQLLGQGVDCFKTDFGERIPTDVVWHDGSDPERMHNYYTQLYNRAVFELLREVRGEGEAMLFARSATAGGQQYPVHWGGDCESHFNAMAESLRGGLSLGLSGFGFWSHDIGGFEGTPTPTVFKRWTQFGLLSSHSRLHGSKSYRVPWDFGEEAVAVTREFTLLKHRLAPYLQRAAQQAHTTGVPVMRAMVLEYPDDPAAATLDRQYLLGDDLLVAPVFTEDGTVDYYVPEGTWTNLLTGAQVTGPRWVREQHGFHTLPLLARPDSVIPLGADDQHPVSAWADGVELRVHAFADGAERTVLIPRSDGPGESARFRLRRTGDRLHVSTDSPHAWQLRTGGPDGPVHLGPPGTFEAELPFPV, encoded by the coding sequence ATGAAGTTCACCGACGGCTACTGGCTGATGCGCCCGGGCGTCACCGCGCGCTACGCCGCCGAGGTCGCCGATCTGCGCGCCGGTGCGGACCGGATGACCCTCTACGCGCCCGTCAAGCCGGTGCGCGGTCGCGGTGACACGCTCAACAGCCCGCTGCTGACCGTCGAATGCTGGTCGCCGGCCGAGGGCGTGATCGGGGTGCGCACCACCCACCACGCCGGATCGGTGCGGCGCGGCCCCGATTTCGCTCTGCCCGGGGCGGTGGCGGACGCCGGCAAGGTGCGCCGGGACGGCACGGTGGCGGAGCTCTCCTCGGGCGAGCTGACGCTGCGGGTGGACACCGCGCAGCCGTGGCGGCTGGAGTTCGGCGCGGGCGGGCGGGTGCTGACCTCGGCGGGCGAGCGCGGCACCGGCTTCGTCACCGACGCCGAGGGACGCCACCACGTGCTGGCCCAACTCGCGCTCGGCGTCGGCGAATCGGTGTACGGGCTGGGCGAGCGGTTCACCCCGTTCGTGCGCAACGGCCAGGTGGTGGACATCTGGCAGGCGGACGGCGGCACCAGCAGCGAGCAGGCGTACAAGAACGTCCCGTTCCACCTGACCAACCGGGGCTACGGCGTCTTCGTCAACCACCCGGGAAGGGTCTCCTACGAGGTCGGCTCCGAGGCGGTGGGCCAGGTGCAGTTCAGCGTCGAGGACCAGACGCTGGAGTACTTCGTGGTCTACGGCCCGACCCCCAAGCAGGTGCTGGAGCGCTACACCGCGCTGACCGGCCGCCCGGCGCTGCCGCCGGCCTGGGCGCTCGGCCTCTGGCTGACCACCTCGTTCACCACCGAGTACGACGAGGCGACGGTGATGCGCTTCGTCGGCGGCATGGCCGCCCGGGGCATCCCGCTGAGCGTCTTCCACTTCGACTGCTTCTGGATGCGCGAGTACCAGTGGAGCGACTTCGAGTGGGACCCGGAGACCTTCCCGGACCCGGCCGGGATACTGGCCCGGCTGCGGCAGCAGGGCCTGCGGATCTGCCTGTGGATCAACCCGTACATCGCGCAGAAGTCGGCGCTGTTCGAGGAGGGCATGCGCGCGGGGTACCTGGTGCGCCGGGCGGACGGCACGGTCTGGCAGTGGGACCTGTGGCAGCCGGGCATGGCCCTGGTGGACTTCACCAACCCGGCCGCGCGGGAGTGGTACACCGGCAGGCTGCGGCAGCTGCTCGGGCAGGGGGTGGACTGCTTCAAGACCGACTTCGGCGAGCGGATCCCCACCGACGTGGTCTGGCACGACGGCTCCGACCCCGAGCGGATGCACAACTACTACACCCAGCTCTACAACCGCGCCGTGTTCGAGCTGCTGCGCGAGGTGCGCGGGGAGGGGGAGGCGATGCTGTTCGCCCGCTCCGCCACGGCGGGCGGGCAGCAGTACCCGGTGCACTGGGGCGGGGACTGCGAATCGCACTTCAACGCGATGGCGGAGTCGCTGCGCGGCGGGCTCTCGCTCGGGCTCTCCGGCTTCGGCTTCTGGAGCCACGACATCGGCGGCTTCGAGGGCACCCCCACCCCGACCGTCTTCAAGCGCTGGACGCAGTTCGGCCTGCTCTCCTCGCACAGCCGCCTGCACGGCAGCAAGTCCTACCGGGTGCCGTGGGACTTCGGCGAGGAGGCCGTGGCGGTCACCCGCGAGTTCACCCTGCTCAAGCACCGCCTCGCGCCCTACCTCCAGCGCGCGGCCCAGCAGGCGCACACCACCGGCGTGCCGGTGATGCGCGCGATGGTCCTCGAGTACCCCGACGATCCGGCGGCGGCCACGCTCGACCGGCAGTACCTGCTCGGCGACGACCTGCTGGTGGCCCCGGTCTTCACCGAGGACGGCACGGTCGACTACTACGTGCCCGAGGGGACGTGGACCAACCTGCTGACCGGTGCTCAGGTGACCGGCCCGCGCTGGGTGCGCGAGCAGCACGGCTTCCACACCCTGCCGCTGCTCGCCCGCCCCGACTCGGTGATCCCGCTCGGGGCGGACGACCAGCACCCGGTCTCCGCCTGGGCGGACGGGGTCGAGCTGCGGGTGCACGCCTTCGCCGACGGCGCCGAGCGCACCGTGCTGATCCCGCGCTCGGACGGCCCCGGAGAGAGCGCCCGCTTCCGGCTGCGCCGCACCGGCGACCGCCTGCACGTCAGCACCGACAGCCCGCACGCCTGGCAGCTGCGCACCGGCGGCCCGGACGGCCCCGTGCACCTGGGCCCGCCCGGGACGTTCGAGGCCGAACTCCCCTTCCCGGTCTGA
- a CDS encoding acetylxylan esterase, with translation MSLPTPHHRTSSSPHPEESAVPPTDLGLDALADHKPEPAAPQDFDAFWQRTLAEARSHGGAVKVERVTERYGLRTVEVEDVRFPGWNGEPVAAWLLRPRGAEGPLRGVEGPLPVVVTYLGYSGGRGLPTEHLFWSAAGYAQLVVDSRGQGHDTPDRTVGDGTQWAEGFMTRGIDSPEHHYYRRLMTDCVRAVDAVGRLPGLDSGKVVVTGVSQGGGLALAVAGLTGDGVAAVLPDVPFLCHYRQGAQLSLEGPYQEIVKYLRWHSRHRVAETFATLGYFDGVHFARRATAPALFSVGGMDPVCPPPTVYAAFNHYRGADRTMTVWPFADHAGGCGSNPPVQLAWLRERGLGPA, from the coding sequence ATGTCACTGCCCACGCCCCACCACCGCACCTCGTCCTCGCCACACCCGGAGGAGTCCGCCGTGCCGCCCACCGACCTCGGACTCGACGCACTCGCCGACCACAAGCCCGAGCCGGCCGCCCCGCAGGACTTCGACGCGTTCTGGCAGCGCACCCTCGCCGAGGCCCGCTCGCACGGCGGAGCGGTGAAGGTCGAACGGGTCACCGAGCGGTACGGCCTGCGTACCGTCGAGGTGGAGGACGTGCGCTTCCCCGGCTGGAACGGCGAGCCGGTGGCCGCCTGGCTGCTGCGCCCGCGCGGCGCCGAGGGGCCGCTGCGCGGCGTTGAGGGGCCGTTGCCGGTCGTCGTCACCTACCTCGGCTACAGCGGAGGCCGCGGGCTGCCCACCGAGCACCTGTTCTGGTCCGCCGCCGGCTATGCCCAACTCGTGGTGGACAGCCGGGGCCAGGGACACGACACCCCGGACCGGACCGTGGGAGACGGCACGCAGTGGGCCGAGGGCTTCATGACCCGCGGCATCGACTCGCCGGAGCACCACTACTACCGGCGGCTGATGACCGACTGCGTGCGCGCCGTGGACGCCGTCGGCCGGCTCCCCGGGCTGGACAGCGGCAAGGTGGTGGTGACCGGTGTCAGCCAGGGCGGCGGCCTGGCCCTCGCCGTCGCCGGACTCACCGGAGACGGGGTGGCCGCGGTGCTGCCGGACGTCCCGTTCCTCTGCCACTACCGCCAAGGCGCCCAGCTGTCCCTGGAAGGGCCGTACCAGGAGATCGTGAAGTACCTGCGCTGGCACAGCCGGCACCGGGTGGCGGAGACCTTCGCCACCCTGGGGTACTTCGACGGCGTCCACTTCGCCCGGCGGGCCACCGCACCCGCCCTGTTCAGCGTCGGCGGGATGGACCCGGTCTGCCCGCCCCCGACGGTGTACGCGGCGTTCAACCACTACCGGGGTGCGGACCGCACCATGACGGTCTGGCCGTTCGCCGACCACGCCGGCGGCTGCGGATCGAACCCGCCCGTCCAGCTGGCCTGGCTGCGCGAGCGCGGGCTGGGCCCGGCGTGA